Within the Epinephelus lanceolatus isolate andai-2023 chromosome 9, ASM4190304v1, whole genome shotgun sequence genome, the region gtctaaatgttctgggtgaaactgaatatttagctaatatgcaaattcacactgccggtcaccggaaataccaaaataaaagctcgagatggtcagactgtgtttatagaatcaaataactaattaaaaccaacttattgggggaaatggacacttgaacatatattagtgtgataataactacctaaaataacaagaaacatgtttggagaaattttatttgatgtgtactttgagttgttagtgtccatttagcatttagatttaacatttagatttatatttatatttaatatttagatttaacatttatgtttatatttatatttagcatttacatttaacatttagatttagatttagatttagcatttagatttaacatttagatttagattaagatttaacatttaacatttaggtgccacatttaatatttagatttaactatttaatatatttctaagttaacaaatattgctgtaaatgtggtaaaaggtgatgttaaaaaattcacaatacttttttaaacattgtttgaagttaaatgtggcaaaatgttgatgttattttcagcgtgagacactacaaacggcaccccatacatatacatatacatatacatatacatgttGTTatgtcagtcggaggcctccacgtggggaagacagacaggacaggagaaaaattagttagttagttagttagttttcttagaaccatatgagaatggtataattatgagtttttatatctggtggaattcacttacattttagtgtgccatcagtttattaatagcattttaacctaaacaaagaaaagtgtaaaatttcctgaaaggtaagtgttgctttaaacaCTCGCCTGGTAAGACTATCCTGACGACGTGAGCTCAAtgttctgtttgtctttctgtgtcaGTCTGGATTTGGCAACGCCCCCAAACATTTTCAGTGGGTGGGAGTACTGCAAGTAAGACAAATTccttcagtcagtcagtcagcttAACAAAACACAGGGGAACATCATCTTCGTCACCAACAGAACCAGTTGATAAATCTAGCTTTTGCCAAATCCAGTCAGAAGAACGACAGAAACAGATTTTCCTCTGAGAAACTTAGCGACTGCATACTCTTGTTCTTATTGACTTTCTGCAGTAACTtcacttattgctgtgtttattcTACTGATGTTAGAGTTAGTGCTTGTTACTTTGGAAGCTGCCATCACTGTTCTGCAAGGTGCAGCCTACATTTTACATCATCAACTACAACACAGTCCCTGATTAGCTGCTTACATTGTCAACCACAGAACTGATCCCTGATTGGTCCAAATTGGAAAGTGTTTGAGGGGCAgcgagtccagactgatacagagagtgaaacagaatgttgagctcacctcattaggatggtcttaccaggctacTTAAACACATTCATGTATAATAGCATGATTTGAACATTGGCCTTTAAAATGAATATGGACTTTTTGTACTGATGCACGTCATGAATAACTGACATAAATCAATAGCAAGGTTCATAATAGTAATTAAGTTGATTTATCTAAAACAAGTAATTTTGAAGTGCTTTATGAAAGGCAAAAAAGGGCAACAAGATGAACTAAGTGAACAGTAAAACTTTGTTCAGGTAGCaagaatcaaatgaaatcagcAGTACAGTAAAACAGAGTTCATACAGTATTGTGGTGATATTAAAAtctgcctttttatttattttgtttttgttagtttAATGTCAGTTAGTTATGAATCTAGAGTGAGTCAGTTGTTTGTGAAGAATCAGCTCCCACAGACTGTTTTCCTTCCCTATCTGTTGATTTGTGTCTGCTACTGCCAGTAGGGGTCTGTGGAGACAGGCCAATACACAGCATAAGGCTGTAAATTATTGAATGTTCACTGTAGAGCTAtgcaccagcacacacacacacactcctccttttccatgacattgaaaaaaaaattaaaaagcgtAGTGCAACAGAGGCCTGTTTAATGGTTGCATAATCAAGAGTGCTGCTGAAGGACACCTAATAGGCCCATAGGGTTCATATATCCCACTCAGGAAACCTTGATACTCTCATTAATAAGTCATCAGTCATAAGCGGACATGTCAGTGGTGTTGAAAGACATTTCTGATTAATTCCTTCCACTGTTTGCTCAGGTGACGTTCAGAGACAAACCTTTGTCTCACTACTTATTGAACATTGAGGCTGAAGAAACCAAACCACAGACTCATCATGAGGACAATGTTCAGCACTGCAGAGCTAGCTCTTCTCAGAGGGTACTGTTCACAGGTCTGTTGTTCCTTCCTACCTCCAGCCTCAGTTCCACATACATCCTGCTTTTCTCTGACAAACAAAGAGAGCAGGCGGGCAGCCACTGAAGCATGACTTTTTCTGTGTCAGTAATTTATCATCGGCCTCGTATATCTCCCATCTGGAGTTTCTCTGAGCACTGTTTCAAGCAGCCTCATTAATATGACTTCATACCTAAAGCATGATTGTAAATGTATTGGAATACCTTTTCTAATTCTGCAGACACATCGACCCTGAACTGTCTGATGAAAATCAAGATATTCCATCTGGTGACTGATGAGGAAGTGCTGCCAAATGCTATTATGGACCGTTACTGGGAGACGCTCCTAAAGAAAGATTATTCAGAGTCTAAAGACTGGGGGTTGAAGACTTCTGATTATCCCTCCTCACATTTTGTCCACAACTGTTCATTCTGAAAAATTTGATTTAACTTAGTCACAAATTCTGTGATCACTTTACTGTACTTACCGTGGGTACAATGTGACTCTCAAAGAGTGATCATATCCAAAACCCTAAATGCCAGTGAATAGTTTTTCAGGGTTTATCACAGGTTTGTTGTTCTCATGTGTTTGTACTTCAGGTTTCATGTTCTGTTTATATCTGATTAAAAAGCACACACCCTATTTGGCAGTGTGAAGATAGGTTGTAGTTTCACATAATATCCCTTAACACTCTTTTCAGTGTTCTCCATGTACTTCAAGTTTATCTGAGCATCATTCAGGTACTTaaagtatttacattttaaaatgtgatcTTTTAAAGTGCATTAAAGCAAAACTGTAAAGATAATGGTGTTCATGAAAGTGTCtgctttggtgtgtgtgtaaacGTTTGAGAAAAATCTGTCACTTTTGGCCTACGCCCAGGCTTTTTACGGGGGGGCCTTGAAAAGCCTGGGATGAAAGGCTTGGTTGTGTTTgcactttttcatttttaagtagTTAGTTCCATaactaaattcaaaatggctaaatAAATCATTTGAAAGCCTGAActttctaaaaaataaaaaaaaaacgtggaagctctctgaggccGTTCTCACCCCCTAAAGGCACAAAGTGGTTTAGTCTCGCCCATGTATGAGGATTCGTCAGAGACTGATAAACCATGACAGCCCCCATTCgattcacttcctgtgtctgtgtcacgtGGGTTTTGCTTACTGCCTTGCCACTTTTGGAGACTAGCGGTGGTGCGGACTACATAAATTCCAATGAAAAAAGTCACCGCAAGTACAGATTATGACCCTTTCCGTCGCCCCATAGTCACTTTAGTAAATATTGGATTCATTTCTTACAAGTCCCGACCCTTCTAActacactgacactgaaatgacatttttttccagacagacaaatcaagagaaaattaactttgttcaAGATATGTTTTAAGCACACTTGCAAGATCTGGCAACTGACATGATCTTACACTTGGTTGATATCAAACATTAAAGCTTCTTTTatactgccagattttctgcaaatgttgggccgattTGCCTgccagctgcgagcgtttagacataCAGAGGCGGAaaggcgagttgatctgaggcgcccaattttccgcctcggaGGGTAGTCATAatggcagaacccttttagtttaaacagaccgaggtggccttctgcaacgggaggggctgttgaagacttgtgggaggagctgttgatgatgctgcatgtgcgagccactggcggtggataaacaggaaacagctgatagcaggaattagcaagcagctagcagcaagaggggaatgcaaacctgacagacactgtaaagatgagtaactggggagacaaggaattgcgcgccctccttgccctcgcaaacaaagaggtcATTAACCATTCTGTATAAActaaagtaggtaggcggcaattTTCCGccctccccgattttgtttttatactgcaaatgctgaaaaaagtcTGATTGGGCTtttctgcaaatttgcacaattcctatctaaaaagggcttaagatagcagataaaaacaagcTGCAAAATAATCTGGATCTGATTTCATCCATCCGCATGATGTTTACAACACATCCAAACAAGGTGCAGGGGGAAAACGGCCATGCCCTCTCAGGAGACCGTGAGTGCATTatccttttttgtattttatttgtctCTGAACTCAGTGAGAGCCAAGTGAGTGACTGCTTGTGCTGCTGGGGCACCAACTTGCACTGTCATGTCCTTCCCAAAAAATGGAATTCAGGGAtccaaaatgaaaagaaagaaaggggcaaaaaaatcaaaaggggtgtgagacagagacatgGAGCAAGGGAGGAAGGGTGGGGGCCCACAGAGGGTGCTTCTCCACAGTGCCCAAAAGTTGGTGCTACGCATCTGTTTTGGGCCAGTAGGTAATAGGAAATCCTGACTTAGGCCCGGCTTTGCTACTGTATAGGGGCAGATACTGAGCACATACACTGATGGATGGTTCTGTTAAAGATATGAGGATTTTCCTCAGTTTTGCTGATGAGGGTTAACCATTAGTGAGTGGGTGCCAAATGCATCGGATGGTGGTGATGTGCTGGATGTGGCCGGGCAGTAGGCGGACTGCTACCGGGGCTCTCCCCTCCTGCCACTTCTCTGTGAACAGTCGCTCCAGTCAGCGTTGGACACCCGGACATAGCAGACGCAATTCATGACCGCTCGGCACTTTCTTTACGCATCTGGTAAATTTCTGCTCCCTCGCCTTCTAATGTGCTTTTTTAAAGGTACCGTTGCGGATGTATGTATTTCAGGATATATTGAGGTTGTACCGTAGCGTGCCTCATCGTGTGATTCCCTCTggagaaaataacatttttcatCCGTCTGGTgcgtaaaaaaaacaaacatacaaaaaagaaaaaaacttagCCACGAAGGAAACTGCTCCTCATACAGTTTTGAAAGCAGGTTTCCCAGTGTTATTGAATCAGCATGTTGTTACTGTATCACAGTTATGTTTCTTTTACAGTGCTTGTGTTTACCCTTTCACTCACTGAAGAAATGTTTGTCGTTATATTAAGGTTCTTATGTGGAACTGCGGGAGAAGATTGCATGGCAGAGATCCGCTCAAAGACTACTTTAGAGAGCAAGGTAATTTAGACCAGACAAAGCCTGAATTCCatggtgtttattttatttgtcttgcCTCCTAAACGCAAATATCGGATTAATAAATATACATGTCAGATGTTTAGCTTTTGTGTTCATTAACTGAATTCTTATAGGGAAAGAAAGTTCCAGAGCCTTGTCACAAGACTCTCTCTGACTTGAAATGATGTATCTGGGTTAGCCTGTAATCAGTGGGCTCACAGAATGTGATGCAGCTTTGCAAAAAAACTTGTTTCACTGATGGGTTCCCACCCATACGATTTCATCACGATACTTTGATCACAATACTATTTCATTGCGATAATAAATGTATTGCAATTTGCCAAGTGTTGTGATGACATGTATTGGATTTTTATCAAATAAGTTAAAATTTCCgatctgttcatctcacttaagtcatttttatcAAAGCAACAtatatctagtggactgaaaaagcatttGATGTCATTACTCTACTGGGCTACCAAAAATTTAATTTGTACCCCTAGTTCCCACAGTCAGGAAAACCCtggaaaaatcatgaaattaggatttttttttttttttttttggaaagtttagtaaaaagtgatgaaattttgttgtgtgtaaaaCTGTTACAGAAATTTCCCATGCATCACCTTCCATatgatgtaacacaacagcatttttttctgtagcTGTCAACTTAATGTAATATGCGTGGATGTGTGACACCATTTTGTTAACCTTCACGTATATTTCTCAGTTTTCTCCCTTTGTTCTGTCTCTCCCCTTCTGTGTGCCAGCTGGCTGAAAAtatgtttgaatagagtttgaaactgatatgtttgaaaaatgctgggcaagtggggcaagaaaaaaattaatatgggtccttgaaaagtcatggaaaagttttgaaattttgtccatgaaaatatgTGGGAACCTTGAAAAAAGATAGATAATCTGCCACTTATTTTAAATGATTCAGATATTTAACTCACTTAATGCTCTTCTCATAATCAGGTACAGGGGTTAACTACATAATATCTTCTGAATGTTTATTTTCCTGTATTTTTTATCCCTTTGTTCCTAGAATGAAAATAAGATGTGCACACTACAAACATAGATTGAGACACAGGTGCTTCCTGTTCCCTATGTCTCTGCTGGCGCTCTGTCTGCTAAAGCTGGTCTACATTAAAGTGACAGTGAGGAACAGCGTCTACATTGAACCCTATGGAATCACTGTCAGCTTATCCAGAGCCCACAGCCACAGATATGACATCAACTGCACTGCCATCTACGAGCTGGACCCTGTGGAGATAGGCAAAGCTCTGGAGATAAAACGAAATGACATTGTTGATGTGGACGACGATAGCACGGTGAGTGTGACCTCAGACTGCCAAACATTTGTCAAAACAAGGGGTTACAATATGGCTCCAGTGTCGGATGTAGAGCAGAGTTTCCCATTGGCCTACTCCCTGGTGGTGCATAAAAATGCACCCATGGTGGAGCGTATTCTTCATGCCATCTATGCACCTTATAACATGTACTGCATTCACTATGATCAGAAGTCCTCTCCAGTGTTTATAAAGGCCATTAAAAACCTGGCTCAGTGTGTTCCAAATGTATTCATTGCCTCAAAATTAGAGTCTGTGGAATATGCCCACATCAGCAGGCTTAATGCTGACCTAAACTGCCTCTCTGACCTActaaggtcagaggtcaagtgGAAGTATGTCATCAACCTATGTGGCCAGGACTTTCCTCTCAAGTCAAACTATGAACTGGTAATGGAGCTGAAGCAGCTGAATGGAAGTAACATGCTGGAGTCCAGCCGACCCAGTGAACTCAAGAAACAACGCTTTAGCTTCCAACATGAGCTGAAAAATGTGCCTTACGAGTACCATCGTATTCCTGTCAAAACCACAGTTCCCAAAGATGTTCCTCCTCATGGAATAGAGATGTTCATCGGCAGTGCCTATTTTGTCCTGTCACGGGCTTTTGTGAATTACATTAGCAGCAGCCAGGTGGCAAAGGACTTTCTGGCATGGTCTGATGACACATACTCACCAGATGAACACTTCTGGGCCACCCTTGTCAGGGTCCCTGGGGTGCCTGGACACATTCCCAGGTCAGAGGCTGACATTACAGATCTGAGGAGTAAGACACGACTGGTCAAATGGAACTATTTAGAAGGAATTCTTTACCCAGTCTGCACGGGTACACATATGCGAAGCGTTTGCATCTATGGAGCTGCTGAACTTCGCTGGCTTCTCAACTATGGCCACTGGTTTGCTAACAAATTTGACCCCAAAGTGGACCCCATTCTGATTAAGTGTTTGGAGGAGAAGCTGATGGAAAAACATCAATACGTGCAAACATAATGCTgaagagaagaggaaatctGACAAGGAGACAAGAAAATAATTCCAGTATTTCTTGTGTTATAAAGCAAAGGtgcaaaattaaagaaaaaagaaagtaacAAAGTACATCTACTCAGTCATTGTAGTTAAGCACAATTTTAAGATGCAGGCACTTTACTTGAGTACTTTCATGTTGTTAGCCTGAGCTTGTTAGTGCATGTCATTTATCTGATGGTATCTATTTCCTATGCAGATTAGGATTTCTCAAACAAACACTCTATAAGGTCATAAAATGTGCACTGCTATAGTTTAGACTACCCAACACTATATGGAAAGGCAACACCTGAATCACATGAAAACATTGCTTCAATGATGCATCAGTTATTTAACACTGTGAAAGAGATTGTTCTCCAGAAAGAGTTCTTCAGGGTTCCCATGGTCAAGGAAAAAATGGAAAGGTCATGGAATTTCATAATCACTTTTTCAGggccttgaaaagtcatggaataagtaaaaaatattgaatGTTTTGGAAAAATCACATCATGGAATTGTGTTGCGTGTAATGGCATTGTTACAGTAATCTGGATAATCCTCCACGAAATGTAACATTGCAGCAAAtctattttctgtagctgtcaaAGAAATGTTGCTCTAATTTGCATCGATGTGTGATATTTAATTTACCATAAAGTTTCTTCATTTTTCACACTTTCCTTCACCACCTGAAACTATGCTTGAGTAGAATTTAGAGGTTCAGTTTTGcaataatttttctttttttatgggtccttgaaaagtcatggaaaagttttgaaattttgttcaTCAAAAAGTGTCAGCAGGGCATGGCGTTTCCACATTATTTCATTATTCTAATTATTGTCAGTCTGTAACTTTCACAGACTATTAAAGGAAATGTCATCTTAAAAACAAGTGTCAATTGATATTAAACTTTAATATGCTGTCCATGTTGTTCTTGATTTTTATTGCAGACTACTCTGATATTGAGAGTAGAAATACCAGACTCATGTTGttgcaactcttacctttcttgcatttcacacagcacttagaaaaaaatttaaacatccacaactcccgcctctctccaaagtcccatccccctcctcctgcaatgccacctccctccaaaggcctactcccccctcctccattatgtCCTCATTACATccatgatagacgtaggcgttggcaaggtaacgttagatacacagaagaggagagtgagtgtaacgttacaaccaagaaagtcaaacacaaccccggagttttaaaactcaactggagtcagtgatgactgatgaatTTTAGaataaaggccctgacacacccgCACCGTCGGGACTTCGGCGTCGgtggcttttcggccgattgagcatgttgaatcagcggtggagcttgtcggtgagagagatcactctgattggctgttcaggttttagtTTCttgcccctgtagcgagtgaatctgcctgtagtaaAACCAGGGCTAaccagtgcttcctcctcaggctccacttcactcagcttcccGACAGAtccactgcttcttcccactttaacctgaataacaaaccggagctagctgggagtggctagtggagcgttagccgcaacatgaccggagggaagcacagccagttaccCTCCGCTAgcctctgagctagccccggctctccgtttggatccaactggagctccaagccctggtttgtttttcaggttaaagtgggaagaagcaagagtttgtcgggcagctgagtgaagtggagcctgcggaggaaacaccgggaccgtctggatgtaatagtccgtggaggtgccaGGACTCCGCTattttgtttatctcatgcattcCTCGGACTTCCGGTTTCGCCTTttgcgttatttcctctcatgcagacgcagaacgtacgtgctacttggccgtcggacgTAGTCTGTGTAGTTTGTTCAAAtccaactgacacagggcgacgtgaggtgaCGTAGATgacacaacagttggctttcgtcgccactagttctttgatgtcggtttggtgtgtccgcaccttaaggttacagtgctaacgttaaatagcagcgttaacgttactagtaagtggaaatgcACACAAGgcagcagtccctcactcctcGGTGAATGGATCTCCACAGTCGGACGTAATCCATTTTCATGTCCAGCGAGCGGACGTTCGCCAGAAGGCTGCTGGtaacagctggtttgatggggCTAGCTCTTAGCCTAGAGCTAACCCCTCCGCACTTCCCCCGCTCCCACGTCCTGTCACAGCACAGCGCTGCCAGCGTCTCCCCGTCGGGACAGCTCCAGGCGAAACCACGGTCATCTCAGCGCTAGCTCGATGCAGCAGGCCAAGCTTGCTATACATCCTGAGCTCTCTCGGTTGTAGCGTTAGATCTCTGCAGCGGTTTCTAATGTCTGTTAGAAACTCGCGACTGTATTGCACTTAAGAATTTACTTCTTGTTGCACTGTTTCTTTCTTAGTAGctcttgggttgggaaccggagggttgtctgttcaagtccccgtctggaccaaaatatggagtgtggactggtggctggagaggtgccagttcacctcctgggcactgccgaggtgcccttgagcaaggcaccgaacccccccaaccgctcggggcgcctcaccaagggcagccccctcactctgacatctctccactttgtgcatgtataggtcctgtttgtgcatgtgtgtgtctttcagatctgtgtgtaattgacaagcaagagtgaaaacattgaatttcccctcagggggattaataaagtaaataaacttaacttaaacttaaacttaaaacttTTGCCAACTGATTTCCCTGTTGGAGCGCCTGGAGGTGGAAGTGGTGGTCCACATTTGTCTGCCATTGTTAAGGagaaaagtttatatccacaagcgtccctgttactagtttatatccacaagcgtcaCTGTTACTACTTTATATCTCCCTGTTACTAGCgtatttgttgtctcacagactcGGAGGCGAGGGTGGGGGGAGATGTTATGTGAGCAGTTGCGTCAGtcagaggcctccacgtggggaagacagacaggacaggagaaaactctgACCATTCGGACTGAATGCAATGATCAGTCGAAGTATGACTGGAAGGAGTTTTGATCTCTGTAGGAGTTAACTtatattttagtgtgccatcagcttattaatagcattttaacctaaacaaagaaaactgtaaaaattTCCAGAAAAGTAAGCGTTGCTTTAAATGTGTGCGTTGCTTTAAATGTGTGCTCAAAAACTAGaccgacagacgctcactgacggcctgactttggtcgacggccgaccatcggcttggtgtgtcagggcctttagacaACAAGTATTTGGTCTGAAGCATACAGAGGTCTCTAAACAGGACGACTTTATGGCAACATATTTACTCAGTATTTTTGGAGTAAAAGAATATGTCAAATTTTCAGTCATCAAATTGATTGGATTAGCCAGAAACAGTCTGggtaattcacacacacacacacacacacatacacacacacacttcatgttatttttttccacccagTGTATATCAGTAGATTTTTATCAACATATATTTAAAGAAGTTTTGCAGTGGTTTTATAAGGTAGCACATGTTTTCAACATATTGTTCAGGCTTAAGAATGCTTTCAGTGTAATATGTTGGTTGTTTACGATGAAAATTTTTCAGGGTGCCTTTAACTCAACTTTTCTCATTAATGGGACTAGTTTAATGCGCTCTTGATAGGTATGATGTTTTTCATACTGACCCTGCGCTTTGAATTGCATCTTGTCCTCAGTTTTTCTAACTGTACAAAGAAATCTTTTTCAATTCACTCTCTGGCTGGCTTGAGATTTGGCTTCAAATACTGATGACTTAACAGGATTGATATAAAATATATCAAATGAGGAGCTGGAAGCATGTGAGCCACCATTACTTGTATTCCTCAGTCTGTCAGCATATACCAGAGAGGAAGAACACTGGCCTTGTAAAGCTCCTGCAGCTCACCTGGCCAGACTGCTGAATTAACAAGATTGTTGAGGTCATAAGATATTCAAGCACAAAACTTTGAGAAAAGGAAGGAAACAGTTGCCTTTTGTTTCTCTCGAATACAATgacattccctttaaaagaggtgTGATTGGAGCGCATggtggagagctagttagatggcggacctaccaactggaaagagtgagcgttttacagctgaggagacagaTCTCCTCGTGCGGGAGGTGAAGGCCCGACAGAACCAGATCTACAAggacagcagacaggcaccCAAGCTCCCCGAGGTAAAGCAGGCATGGGATCACTAATACAAGAAAGAGCTTACTAAAGATCTAAAGATCTTACTAAATTGGGGAGCTCCccaaggtgctgatcctgcagctaGGACCTGTTCAGCGTTTTCTCCCCCACCCacgtttgttaattgttttcacatttcctAGAGCTGTGTAttgcatgtgtgtcctctctacacacagataacaatataataatataatataatgtagcctagtatATAATGTAACCTAGTATAACatggtaaaataaatgtaatgtgtgggctttggttttcaatcaaaaaaatgactgattggtcagataatttcacaatttcatttgtcattattataaattatgatgatcattattactgcaattagatcattctgattaacgactgaccattaagacaggtttttgttggtcactggcgcatttgctttttacgtcatctaactagcaacgcgccatgactgcgcctgaccactccttaTTTTTAGACCAAtacacccagagaagcgcaagttcatttgctagttaaaCGACGAGGGAGCAGggcatgaaaatgacaactgcgcctgtATCTAaaagcaatgacacttgcgacatggattatgcgccctccgccgtccactttagaccatctaaatagggcccgtAGTCTTTCACAGAAAGATTTTAAAGAAAGTAATGGAACAGATGTTAAACTGCAAATTCCTTAGCTGACCTTACAGAGCGTTGCAGGGACGACTTTTTTTCTGTAGGTCAATGCAGAAGTTAGCGTCGCACTGGTTCCCTCATCAGAAATGAGATTTTTCCattagattttggattattgcaaaaataaGCACTGTGGCAAATAAATCTTTatgatatttacacattttgctcagcaagataatcttcacaaatgaacaccactttcatgattgTAGAAGCATAAATGTGCTAATTTTAGGCTATAAACACTCCACACTAAGGCTGCATGTCTTGCCACCACCATGAGGTCGTACAGCCTTGTTGGCACCACTCAGCATCATGATGTTCTGTAGTTGCATTTAGCTACTTCTTAGCAAcctcctttttttaaacacatagaagcttcaaagttcatgAGTGGAGTACTTTCTGACgtatattatgtcataaaacaaaacgtgaaagtctcttcagcttttgttaaccacagacctatTTCAGGCATAGCCTTATAATTAAGAgtccttttgtgtctgtgttgatACAAGGTTGTAGGGTGATACTGAGTTGGGGGTGCTAAATCAATGCATGTAGGCAAATATCTCTTGATCCATTggttgtaaaataataatatatatttccTAATCATTTCTGAGTATTTTTATCAACAGATGTTATGTTATATCAAAATAACTTATGTGCTAACTTTCTTCCTGTCTGGAGCCCCATGCCAGGATGTTGACAGTTGATGTTAGACTCTCAGGCAGCTGA harbors:
- the gcnt4a gene encoding beta-1,3-galactosyl-O-glycosyl-glycoprotein beta-1,6-N-acetylglucosaminyltransferase 4; the protein is MKIRCAHYKHRLRHRCFLFPMSLLALCLLKLVYIKVTVRNSVYIEPYGITVSLSRAHSHRYDINCTAIYELDPVEIGKALEIKRNDIVDVDDDSTVSVTSDCQTFVKTRGYNMAPVSDVEQSFPLAYSLVVHKNAPMVERILHAIYAPYNMYCIHYDQKSSPVFIKAIKNLAQCVPNVFIASKLESVEYAHISRLNADLNCLSDLLRSEVKWKYVINLCGQDFPLKSNYELVMELKQLNGSNMLESSRPSELKKQRFSFQHELKNVPYEYHRIPVKTTVPKDVPPHGIEMFIGSAYFVLSRAFVNYISSSQVAKDFLAWSDDTYSPDEHFWATLVRVPGVPGHIPRSEADITDLRSKTRLVKWNYLEGILYPVCTGTHMRSVCIYGAAELRWLLNYGHWFANKFDPKVDPILIKCLEEKLMEKHQYVQT